A stretch of DNA from Desulfovibrio litoralis DSM 11393:
TCAATCGCCATTATATCAATATCTAAAGCTAAACCGCTTAAACCTTGGCTTGCTGCTCCGATTGCCAAAATTCCGGAACCAGTTCCCAAATCTAAAAAGCGTTGTCCTGTTTTAACTTTTCCTTCTTCCAATAAGCGAGAAAAAGCCTTTAAACAAAGAGCTGTCGTTGCGTGATGCCCTGTTCCGAATGCAGTTTTTGGTTCAATCACAATAGCGAAACGTCCGTTTTTTGTTGCCTCTTCTTTTTCTTTTTCCATCCAAGGAGCTAAAACAATAAAATGTTTTCCGCAAATCACGGGCGTAAAAAATTCCTTCCATGCTTCGATCCAGTTGGTTTGAGGCACTGTTGATTTTTCGAGCTTTATTTGGGGCATATCTTTGGTGATTTTATCAATTAATTCTTGTGCGGCATTTTTGCTGTCGAAATGTAAAACACATTTGCTGATCTCGCCTAATTCTTGTTCTTCCCAACCGCAACGTAATTCAGCGGAAAGATAAGCAGTCAGCAAATCAACATCTTCTGTTTTAGTTGTTAACTCAATACGAGTAAGTTCCATCGATTTATCCTTTATATTTCAATTTTTTATTATTTATTTCGAGCAAGGCAAGTGTTATACGTGATGATAAGGGCTTTTTCGTAAAATTGCATCAGCCCTGTAAAGCTGTTCCAAAAAAAATACTCTTGCCAACTCGTGTGGCAGGGTCATTTTACTTAAACTTATAGTATATTTCGCCTGTTTTTTAACAGCCTCAGACAATCCGAAAGCCCCGCCAATAATAAAAGTTGGGCAAAAACTCTGGTTTTCGCTGATTTGTTCTAAAAAATTAGCAAAAGCTTCCGAGGTAAATTCTTTACCTTTTTCATCAAGACAAATCACAATATCAGAACTTTTTAAACAAGCCAAAATATTTTGACCTTCTTGTTTTATCGCTTCCGCTACCGGAAGTTTTGGATCAGCGTCTTTAGGGTTAACTTCTTCAAAACTTAAATGGTGTTGAATACGCC
This window harbors:
- a CDS encoding 50S ribosomal protein L11 methyltransferase, yielding MELTRIELTTKTEDVDLLTAYLSAELRCGWEEQELGEISKCVLHFDSKNAAQELIDKITKDMPQIKLEKSTVPQTNWIEAWKEFFTPVICGKHFIVLAPWMEKEKEEATKNGRFAIVIEPKTAFGTGHHATTALCLKAFSRLLEEGKVKTGQRFLDLGTGSGILAIGAASQGLSGLALDIDIMAIENALENAGLNHVESKIEIRRGSLGPKFTTDNPEVGDGEYDGESPVTEEFDLIFANILAEPLKMLSPHIVKQLKKGGILILSGILKTQAEAVAEVYKKEGLNAPEIQTEADWASLLFVK
- a CDS encoding 23S rRNA (pseudouridine(1915)-N(3))-methyltransferase RlmH, which codes for MKKIRLIAIGKLKTPFFKEAAKHYLWRIQHHLSFEEVNPKDADPKLPVAEAIKQEGQNILACLKSSDIVICLDEKGKEFTSEAFANFLEQISENQSFCPTFIIGGAFGLSEAVKKQAKYTISLSKMTLPHELARVFFLEQLYRADAILRKSPYHHV